One Campylobacter sp. RM16192 genomic region harbors:
- a CDS encoding tyrosine-type recombinase/integrase, which produces MPKINAPLTDKLIKSLKPKEREYKKSDGKNLYLFVSPTGRKYFAFEFKSPITQKIRRMALGEYPTLSLAEARERKMELLKQIASGDDPLIIKNSSDTALKSIAMEWLNIKATKVAKTTLDKQIIRLEKHLFPFLGSKEINDITKADIISILRKIEKTGHFETMNRIYMLCSQIWRYAVGVDKVSHNIISDINYQYTFKSGKVKNFSTLTSSDDIKRLLIAVKNYNGDIKN; this is translated from the coding sequence ATGCCTAAAATAAACGCTCCGCTAACAGATAAGCTAATAAAGTCATTAAAACCAAAAGAAAGAGAGTATAAAAAATCAGATGGCAAAAATTTATATCTTTTTGTAAGTCCGACCGGACGTAAATATTTTGCTTTTGAGTTTAAAAGTCCTATAACTCAAAAAATCAGGAGAATGGCTCTAGGCGAATACCCTACCCTTAGTCTTGCTGAGGCAAGAGAACGCAAAATGGAGCTTTTAAAACAGATCGCAAGCGGAGATGACCCGCTTATCATCAAGAACTCATCGGATACGGCACTTAAAAGCATAGCTATGGAGTGGCTAAACATCAAAGCTACAAAAGTTGCCAAAACTACGCTTGACAAACAAATTATAAGGCTTGAAAAGCATCTTTTCCCGTTTTTAGGCTCCAAAGAGATTAACGATATAACAAAAGCGGACATTATCAGTATTTTAAGAAAGATAGAAAAAACAGGGCATTTTGAGACCATGAACAGAATTTATATGCTTTGCTCTCAGATATGGCGATACGCCGTTGGAGTAGATAAAGTAAGCCATAACATCATATCCGACATAAACTATCAATACACATTCAAATCAGGCAAGGTTAAAAATTTCTCAACACTTACCAGCAGTGATGACATCAAAAGACTATTAATAGCCGTTAAAAATTACAATGGAGATATAAAAAACTAA
- a CDS encoding tyrosine-type recombinase/integrase, whose translation MRSARWGEFDFEKEVWQISSEKMKMRETFTLPLSKQAINLLNEYKSNILPNDFLFPSIIKGKFMSENTLNLALIRMGFSKDVLSSLLPTNIHPKVSSGKLPLCIKICLSLLTFSL comes from the coding sequence ATAAGAAGCGCAAGATGGGGTGAATTTGATTTTGAAAAAGAAGTATGGCAAATTTCAAGTGAAAAAATGAAAATGCGTGAAACTTTTACTCTACCTTTATCAAAACAAGCAATCAATCTATTAAATGAGTATAAAAGTAACATATTGCCTAATGATTTTTTATTCCCAAGCATCATTAAAGGCAAATTTATGAGCGAAAACACTTTAAATTTGGCTCTTATACGTATGGGCTTTAGTAAAGACGTATTATCATCTCTACTACCTACCAATATACATCCTAAAGTATCATCAGGAAAATTGCCGTTATGTATCAAAATATGCCTATCCTTGCTAACCTTTTCATTATAA